A stretch of Candidatus Abawacabacteria bacterium DNA encodes these proteins:
- the rpsF gene encoding 30S ribosomal protein S6 codes for MPIKKKKAVYSEKRLYELVALFPGEQTKRDEAKFVATIKKHLEDVGAEIQRLESWGERLLTYHIKGHGNACFVFSHFVLDSEQIAPLTKDLRLSPEVIRSLITVVPADYKLPETAELAKEFLGLNRQPLDPEEAEVVRESNEKRSNRRRSDNNQPQSAPAAPQTSSPAVAKPAAPKKPGAGLEQLDKKLDEILSK; via the coding sequence ATGCCAATTAAGAAAAAGAAAGCCGTTTATTCAGAGAAACGTCTCTATGAACTGGTTGCCCTCTTTCCTGGGGAGCAAACAAAAAGAGATGAAGCCAAATTTGTTGCTACTATCAAGAAACATCTTGAGGATGTAGGGGCAGAAATCCAGCGTTTAGAAAGCTGGGGAGAGCGTTTACTAACGTATCACATCAAAGGGCATGGTAATGCCTGCTTTGTGTTTAGCCATTTCGTGCTTGATTCTGAGCAAATTGCTCCTCTTACTAAGGACTTGCGTCTTAGTCCAGAGGTAATCCGCAGTTTAATTACTGTGGTTCCAGCAGACTATAAATTGCCGGAGACAGCTGAATTAGCAAAAGAATTCTTGGGATTGAATCGTCAGCCATTGGATCCTGAAGAGGCCGAAGTGGTTCGTGAATCTAATGAAAAGAGATCAAATCGTCGTCGTTCCGATAATAATCAACCACAATCAGCTCCTGCTGCACCACAGACTAGTAGTCCTGCTGTGGCAAAACCTGCTGCACCTAAAAAACCTGGTGCTGGTTTAGAGCAGCTCGACAAAAAGCTAGACGAAATATTATCTAAGTAA
- a CDS encoding helix-turn-helix transcriptional regulator, which yields MIKRGIALNNAQKDLVLKRLGSLYALAKKTGISYQAIHAAFNGKSNASFESIYKIAVAIEMDFEKFKSMSS from the coding sequence ATGATAAAAAGAGGCATTGCTCTTAATAACGCTCAAAAAGATTTAGTCCTGAAAAGACTAGGATCTTTATATGCTTTGGCGAAAAAGACTGGTATTTCTTATCAAGCTATTCATGCTGCATTTAATGGCAAAAGCAACGCTTCATTTGAGAGTATTTACAAAATTGCAGTAGCAATCGAAATGGACTTTGAAAAGTTTAAATCTATGTCATCATAA
- a CDS encoding DUF721 domain-containing protein produces MLRRLVDLLPKKLAKHGLTRPVLAAQIVESWDTIVENVCPKAKGKCQAISFNSKNTLIVRCEHSALAHELALCEQSILAHYQKLFPATTLQLRFQSGTVNRAAHMPSP; encoded by the coding sequence ATGCTGAGACGTTTAGTAGACTTATTACCCAAGAAGCTAGCAAAGCATGGGCTTACTCGGCCAGTTTTGGCTGCCCAGATAGTAGAATCTTGGGATACTATTGTTGAAAATGTCTGTCCAAAAGCAAAAGGGAAGTGTCAAGCTATCAGTTTTAATAGCAAAAATACTCTGATTGTTCGTTGTGAGCACTCTGCATTAGCTCATGAATTAGCCCTTTGTGAACAATCTATTTTAGCTCATTACCAAAAGTTATTTCCTGCTACTACTTTGCAGCTTCGTTTTCAGTCGGGAACGGTAAACCGAGCAGCTCATATGCCTTCGCCGTAG
- a CDS encoding HIT family protein, producing the protein MSWKDKEKWAKMKSGEACPLCADIHLDENPFSFKIIELEHTFIRLPRNQFCKGWIFVALKKHATELFELSTEELNGFWKEVTIAATAVNQIFKPVKINYAIFGNLCPHLHCHVSPRRFEDDPHAPIQTKNEVLLSDAEYQKLIQDFQSAIEAIK; encoded by the coding sequence ATGTCGTGGAAAGATAAAGAAAAGTGGGCGAAAATGAAGAGTGGCGAAGCATGCCCTTTGTGTGCTGACATTCACTTAGATGAAAATCCTTTCAGTTTCAAAATTATAGAATTAGAGCATACTTTTATACGCTTACCTCGTAACCAATTTTGTAAGGGTTGGATTTTTGTAGCGCTCAAAAAACATGCAACTGAATTATTTGAATTATCAACTGAAGAACTAAATGGGTTTTGGAAAGAAGTAACGATAGCAGCCACTGCAGTAAATCAAATTTTCAAACCAGTAAAGATAAATTACGCTATCTTTGGTAATCTATGTCCTCACCTACATTGTCATGTTTCCCCTCGTAGATTTGAGGACGACCCTCATGCTCCCATTCAGACCAAAAATGAAGTATTACTTTCTGATGCTGAATATCAAAAGTTAATTCAAGACTTTCAGTCAGCTATAGAAGCAATAAAATAG
- a CDS encoding S41 family peptidase, with the protein MYLLRTTQKTVFIGGIIASLAIGFIVGNIWSPLAQHGKATLLPSEISSPTNNPSTSQELNFTLLNQSWNKIKNNFYFKDKIDAQEAVYGASYGLIDSLNDPYTVFFSPEESTRFRDSLDGSLEGIGAELGMFDGALTVTGVIKDSPAFKAGLKAKDIIYSINDESTASLSLGEAVSKIRGPRGSEVSLTISHDGQKTTSKITITRDIINIKEIDLEMLPDDIAFIRINQFAEDTRKELTKLGQELVAKKPKGIILDLRWNPGGFLESAVDVVSFFLKKGVAVKKIMRTDHTSMSVDGNAMFGDIPLVILVNSSSASASEIVAGALRDNNRAKLIGEKTFGKGTIQEMHTLPNGASLKITVGKWFPPSGEDIDHKGITPEIEIKLDQEAFTKGRDNQKDKAVEEMKKVLTQIGARDDN; encoded by the coding sequence ATGTATCTTTTACGCACTACTCAAAAAACCGTATTTATTGGCGGCATTATTGCCAGTTTAGCAATTGGCTTTATTGTCGGAAATATTTGGTCCCCATTGGCTCAACATGGTAAGGCTACTCTTTTACCTTCAGAAATTTCCTCACCCACCAATAATCCCAGCACTTCACAAGAGCTTAATTTCACTTTGCTCAATCAATCTTGGAACAAAATCAAGAATAATTTTTACTTCAAAGATAAAATCGATGCTCAAGAAGCCGTCTATGGTGCTTCTTATGGTTTAATTGATTCACTTAATGATCCTTACACTGTTTTCTTTAGCCCAGAAGAGTCAACACGTTTTCGTGATTCACTTGATGGCAGTTTAGAAGGTATTGGTGCTGAGCTGGGCATGTTTGATGGCGCCTTGACGGTCACTGGTGTCATCAAAGATTCGCCGGCATTCAAAGCGGGACTGAAAGCGAAAGATATTATTTACAGTATCAATGATGAAAGCACTGCCAGTTTGAGTTTGGGTGAAGCGGTGTCAAAGATTCGTGGCCCTAGAGGATCAGAAGTTTCTTTGACAATTAGCCATGATGGTCAAAAGACCACCAGCAAAATTACTATTACTCGTGACATTATCAACATCAAAGAAATTGATTTAGAGATGCTCCCTGATGACATTGCGTTTATTCGAATCAATCAGTTCGCTGAAGACACAAGAAAGGAATTAACCAAACTGGGACAGGAATTGGTAGCAAAAAAGCCCAAAGGTATTATTTTAGATCTCCGCTGGAATCCAGGAGGGTTTTTGGAATCAGCAGTAGATGTAGTGAGCTTTTTCCTCAAAAAGGGCGTGGCCGTGAAGAAAATTATGCGCACTGATCACACTAGTATGAGTGTGGATGGTAATGCTATGTTTGGTGACATTCCCTTAGTAATATTAGTTAATAGCAGTAGCGCATCGGCATCAGAAATTGTCGCAGGAGCATTACGAGATAATAATCGTGCCAAGCTGATAGGTGAGAAAACTTTTGGCAAAGGTACAATACAAGAAATGCATACGCTTCCTAACGGAGCCAGTCTCAAGATCACCGTAGGAAAATGGTTTCCACCATCAGGAGAAGATATAGATCACAAAGGCATTACTCCTGAGATAGAGATAAAACTAGATCAAGAGGCTTTTACCAAAGGAAGGGATAATCAGAAGGATAAAGCCGTAGAAGAAATGAAAAAAGTTCTGACTCAGATAGGAGCAAGAGATGACAACTGA
- a CDS encoding 30S ribosomal protein S18 — MQQKRPQYNNNQRPKNKSKKRCYFTAQHATYIDYKNIRILSRYITMFARIMPRRYTGVHVKYQGMLAQAIKRARLLGLLPYTMQHRQYPKHVETQE, encoded by the coding sequence ATGCAACAGAAACGTCCTCAATACAACAACAATCAACGTCCTAAGAATAAGTCCAAAAAACGCTGTTACTTTACAGCGCAACATGCCACCTATATTGACTATAAAAATATCCGTATTTTAAGCCGTTATATCACCATGTTTGCTCGTATCATGCCTCGTCGTTACACCGGAGTGCATGTGAAGTACCAAGGAATGCTTGCCCAAGCAATTAAGCGTGCTCGTTTACTTGGCTTGTTGCCTTATACCATGCAGCATCGTCAGTATCCTAAGCATGTAGAGACACAAGAGTAA
- a CDS encoding prolipoprotein diacylglyceryl transferase gives MYPILVSLGPIQFYSFGTLFVLGLLLSWVLIRYLIYFYRLQPTQFYYALPWAIVGGLVAARLGFVFTYTDRWRGGLWAALFPAHWWSEWAIWAGIWGALAALVIFWLKHNEPVFLWLDVLSIGIQPLFLFCSLGLFLSPVGLTADALGRPTTLPWGIIVDAVDLPFANVPVHPLLLYNVFFTLITFAVTWLARGWARTYVGRLFVMAATAYGFLWLWLGVVRWYSPRAFLGMDVFWLNGFLYLLIAIFCLIYIVRKHAITQKKKQMKAGL, from the coding sequence ATGTATCCTATCTTAGTAAGTCTAGGCCCTATTCAATTCTATAGTTTCGGTACTTTATTTGTCCTTGGCCTGTTACTTTCATGGGTACTTATTCGTTATTTGATCTATTTTTATCGTTTGCAGCCTACGCAATTTTATTATGCTTTGCCTTGGGCAATCGTAGGGGGATTGGTGGCTGCTAGATTGGGTTTTGTCTTTACTTATACTGATCGTTGGCGTGGGGGATTGTGGGCGGCACTATTTCCTGCTCATTGGTGGTCGGAATGGGCAATTTGGGCCGGTATATGGGGAGCTTTGGCAGCATTAGTAATATTCTGGCTCAAACATAATGAACCTGTTTTTTTGTGGCTTGATGTTTTGAGTATTGGTATTCAGCCACTATTTCTCTTTTGTAGCTTGGGACTATTTCTGAGTCCAGTTGGTTTAACCGCTGATGCTTTGGGACGTCCCACCACTTTACCCTGGGGTATTATTGTCGATGCCGTTGATTTACCATTTGCTAATGTACCAGTACATCCCTTACTGCTTTATAATGTGTTTTTTACTTTAATCACTTTTGCGGTTACTTGGCTTGCCCGGGGCTGGGCCCGGACTTATGTTGGTCGGCTGTTTGTCATGGCTGCTACCGCTTATGGATTTCTTTGGTTATGGCTGGGGGTGGTGCGTTGGTATTCGCCACGAGCCTTTTTGGGCATGGATGTATTTTGGCTTAATGGCTTTTTGTACTTGCTTATTGCCATTTTCTGTTTGATTTATATTGTGCGCAAACATGCAATTACTCAAAAGAAGAAACAGATGAAGGCAGGTCTTTAA
- the trmD gene encoding tRNA (guanosine(37)-N1)-methyltransferase TrmD has translation MVFHIISLFPQMLASTLEASILGRARKKGLVSFQFYNLRDYGKGKYHQVDDVPYGGGAGMVMMPEPLAAAIQEVKSKIHNAIQHSEFSIQNSPRVLYLSAQGKRFTQSKAEKLSKLSDIVLICGHYEGIDQRIIDLYVDEEISIGDYVLTGGELPALVLIDAVSRLLPGVLGSDESSAEESFSKKLKRKKEYPHYTRPETFEGLPVPPVLLSGHHAKIAQWRKENCK, from the coding sequence ATGGTCTTTCATATCATCTCATTGTTTCCCCAAATGCTTGCTTCGACGCTCGAGGCGAGCATTTTGGGTAGAGCACGGAAAAAGGGCTTAGTAAGTTTTCAGTTTTATAATCTCCGTGATTATGGCAAAGGAAAGTATCATCAAGTTGATGATGTTCCTTATGGTGGAGGAGCTGGTATGGTAATGATGCCTGAACCGCTAGCTGCAGCAATTCAAGAAGTAAAAAGTAAAATTCACAATGCAATTCAGCATTCAGAATTCAGCATTCAGAATTCTCCTCGCGTTCTTTACCTATCGGCCCAAGGCAAGCGATTTACTCAAAGTAAGGCGGAAAAATTAAGCAAGTTGAGCGATATTGTGTTGATTTGTGGTCATTATGAAGGCATCGATCAACGAATTATTGATCTCTATGTGGATGAAGAAATTAGTATTGGCGACTATGTGCTAACAGGAGGAGAGTTGCCGGCATTGGTTTTGATCGATGCTGTTAGTCGTTTGTTACCAGGTGTCCTGGGATCAGATGAATCTTCTGCTGAAGAGTCCTTTAGCAAGAAGTTAAAACGCAAAAAAGAATATCCTCATTATACTAGACCAGAGACTTTTGAGGGCTTGCCAGTACCACCTGTTTTATTGTCCGGTCATCATGCAAAGATTGCTCAGTGGAGAAAAGAAAACTGTAAGTGA
- a CDS encoding NUDIX hydrolase encodes MWKQLTSKEIFSHPRLTLIEDDVLLPNGHQTKYLRYKDDGSAVVTIIYKRADGKILFQKEYSYPINEILFQLPGGGVAPNETPEQGANRELMEEAGFKANKLQLLGNYLFDNRKSAKRCYLFLASDIIEEKLKADAEEDIEHVWLSEEEIQNMIARSEIINIHTLACWSLYQASKK; translated from the coding sequence ATGTGGAAACAATTAACATCTAAAGAGATATTTAGTCATCCTCGGCTCACCTTGATTGAAGATGATGTACTACTTCCCAATGGTCATCAAACGAAATATTTGCGCTACAAAGATGATGGTAGTGCAGTAGTGACAATTATTTACAAAAGAGCTGACGGAAAGATTCTTTTTCAAAAGGAATATTCTTACCCCATTAATGAAATACTCTTCCAGTTACCTGGTGGTGGAGTAGCTCCGAATGAAACACCAGAACAAGGAGCAAACCGAGAACTCATGGAAGAGGCTGGCTTTAAAGCAAATAAGCTTCAACTTCTAGGTAACTACCTTTTTGATAATCGCAAGTCTGCTAAAAGATGCTATCTATTCCTTGCTAGCGATATTATTGAAGAAAAGCTTAAGGCTGATGCCGAAGAAGATATTGAACACGTTTGGCTATCGGAGGAAGAGATTCAAAACATGATAGCAAGAAGTGAGATTATCAATATTCACACCCTAGCTTGCTGGAGCCTTTATCAAGCATCAAAAAAATAA
- a CDS encoding restriction endonuclease — MAKAKVTRTYSPIHFEDLEPHRFEDLVRQLIYDFKSWQSVEATGKGGSDDGFDIRAYEKIIARELQDDEEFHLPMNGNLWMIQCKREQSIGPKKLTSILAEIDKDNPPYGYILVASTNFSKKAYDTFRTELRSKGVMEFHLWGKPELEDQLWQAKNDRILFTYFGISPISQRNTHTNEIRSVITTKNKLYNILGRDSLNNQPILVIDLNDEYYPDEDAYKDFDESPKWRQYEAYTYQGRNLVCIVHKYFAYVDLEKKEYDFTEEVDLLSRIMDDRYEKTDSRDLVENVWECFPYFNQAHILVFGLIPYSEIALIDKEGDSVHNFPHLYVSFSPQFGPFSKLKSFIQTSDRTYLHKENHFISDLKRVSKFPLKFTPPKIGKIHNKKHIELKDNIQKLFLDYKIDTLFYEKDPYTFLKPKDVISVKASTDHTSESSIQITHKCKIEAAKYIKLSRESHRTQQNIKEQLGKDFDVDKEIVIYEFKRFYKNQFRKKQ; from the coding sequence ATGGCCAAAGCAAAAGTTACAAGAACTTATTCACCTATACATTTTGAAGATCTTGAGCCTCATCGTTTTGAAGACCTAGTGAGACAGTTAATTTATGACTTTAAAAGCTGGCAAAGCGTTGAAGCGACAGGTAAAGGCGGATCTGATGATGGATTTGATATTCGTGCCTATGAAAAAATAATTGCCCGAGAGCTTCAGGATGATGAAGAGTTTCATCTACCAATGAATGGTAATTTATGGATGATTCAGTGTAAAAGAGAACAATCCATTGGTCCAAAAAAACTCACATCAATTCTCGCAGAAATTGACAAAGATAATCCTCCATATGGCTATATCTTAGTGGCATCCACAAATTTTTCTAAAAAAGCGTATGACACATTTAGAACAGAACTACGAAGTAAGGGTGTCATGGAATTTCACTTGTGGGGCAAGCCCGAATTAGAAGATCAACTATGGCAAGCCAAAAATGACAGAATACTATTTACCTACTTTGGTATTTCTCCAATCAGCCAAAGAAACACTCATACTAATGAGATACGTTCGGTTATAACCACAAAAAACAAACTGTATAACATATTGGGCCGTGACTCACTAAATAACCAACCTATCTTAGTAATTGATTTGAATGACGAATATTACCCTGATGAAGATGCATACAAGGATTTTGATGAATCACCCAAATGGAGACAATACGAGGCATATACATATCAGGGCCGGAATCTAGTTTGTATAGTACATAAATATTTTGCTTATGTAGATCTAGAAAAAAAGGAATACGACTTCACTGAAGAAGTAGATCTGCTCTCACGTATAATGGATGACAGGTATGAAAAAACGGACAGTCGTGATTTAGTAGAAAATGTTTGGGAGTGCTTTCCATATTTTAATCAAGCACACATACTCGTTTTTGGTCTTATCCCTTACTCAGAGATAGCTCTTATCGATAAAGAAGGTGATTCTGTACATAATTTCCCACATCTATATGTTTCGTTTAGTCCACAATTTGGTCCTTTTTCAAAATTGAAAAGCTTCATACAAACATCTGACAGAACATATCTTCACAAAGAGAATCATTTTATAAGCGATCTAAAAAGAGTCAGCAAGTTTCCGCTCAAGTTTACTCCACCCAAAATAGGTAAAATACATAATAAAAAGCATATAGAATTAAAAGATAATATACAAAAACTATTCTTAGATTATAAAATAGATACGCTTTTTTATGAGAAAGATCCCTATACTTTTTTAAAGCCAAAGGATGTCATTTCAGTAAAAGCTTCTACTGATCACACAAGTGAAAGCTCTATTCAAATCACCCACAAGTGTAAAATAGAAGCAGCAAAGTATATTAAATTATCTAGAGAATCTCACAGGACTCAACAAAATATTAAAGAGCAACTAGGAAAGGACTTTGATGTAGATAAAGAGATAGTTATCTATGAATTTAAGCGTTTCTACAAAAATCAATTTAGAAAGAAACAGTAA
- a CDS encoding pyridoxal-phosphate dependent enzyme — MDHLRNIETPGEHKPFLERLADRELTLGLTDAEVIVLSGNRAELYRRLQAGIGRTPVRIISLANENTLIQKDETAGPAESHYDRCYLRLLQALEQDGTISPGDTLLEVSSGSAGISFAWMCKKLGYRPVLFMPDFIPKPRIEFAQALAEVHLSSDRDRYVAACVDDMMAYRAAHKALIKATGQKLWLPNHSQDKRSPLAFAEVATEAASQHAQPIDYFIGGIGNGTTLMGIGGRLKELYPDCRVIGFEPARACPTLRANPQLKGALAPSLTIDELPAGYGMHDLPGTGGFGNLSFPFIQESVGQRVLDEISAVDERTILAACSERYNSELPIELRQGHTSIVARWIAEQVAEKVEGKTFVTVVYDRADRY, encoded by the coding sequence ATGGATCATTTACGAAATATTGAGACTCCTGGAGAACACAAACCATTCTTAGAAAGGCTAGCAGATAGAGAGCTTACATTAGGCCTAACCGATGCTGAGGTAATAGTTTTATCCGGTAATCGTGCTGAACTCTATAGGAGACTACAAGCTGGCATAGGTAGAACGCCTGTGAGGATTATATCGCTTGCCAATGAAAACACTCTCATACAAAAAGATGAAACTGCAGGACCAGCAGAATCACACTATGATCGGTGCTATCTGCGACTGCTGCAAGCTTTAGAACAAGACGGGACTATTAGCCCTGGTGACACTTTACTGGAGGTTAGCTCGGGCAGTGCTGGAATATCATTTGCGTGGATGTGTAAGAAGCTTGGCTATCGGCCAGTACTGTTTATGCCAGACTTTATTCCGAAACCTCGCATTGAGTTTGCACAAGCGTTGGCTGAGGTACATCTCAGTAGTGATCGTGATAGATATGTTGCTGCTTGCGTAGATGATATGATGGCCTATCGCGCTGCTCACAAAGCTCTAATAAAAGCTACTGGGCAAAAACTGTGGCTACCTAATCACTCCCAGGATAAAAGATCTCCCTTAGCATTTGCTGAGGTTGCAACTGAAGCTGCTAGTCAACATGCCCAACCAATTGATTATTTCATTGGTGGTATTGGAAATGGTACAACTCTGATGGGTATTGGTGGTCGCCTAAAAGAACTTTATCCCGACTGCAGAGTGATTGGATTTGAACCAGCAAGAGCATGTCCTACATTACGAGCTAATCCTCAACTAAAGGGCGCTCTTGCACCTTCTCTCACTATCGATGAGTTACCAGCTGGTTATGGAATGCATGATCTACCAGGTACCGGAGGATTTGGGAACCTCAGCTTCCCCTTTATTCAAGAGTCTGTTGGTCAGAGAGTATTGGACGAAATTTCTGCAGTAGATGAACGGACTATTCTAGCAGCGTGTAGCGAGCGTTATAACTCAGAATTACCAATTGAATTACGACAGGGGCACACTTCGATTGTCGCGCGATGGATTGCAGAACAAGTGGCAGAAAAGGTAGAAGGAAAGACTTTTGTGACCGTGGTGTATGATAGAGCAGATAGGTATTAG
- the ssb gene encoding single-stranded DNA-binding protein, with protein sequence MRSVNIVILMGHLTRDPELRRTANGQPVATFSIATNRVWTTSAGQRQEATDFHDLVAWGRLAEICSQQLTKGCAIHVVGRLHQRSWTTPEGVKKHKTEIVINELNIVFRKNGAPNGDAELEGVTMSTENYESSEIDLDSVELPGSEDQKV encoded by the coding sequence ATGAGAAGTGTGAATATTGTTATTCTTATGGGTCATCTCACTCGTGATCCTGAATTGCGTAGAACCGCTAATGGACAACCAGTAGCTACATTTTCTATTGCCACCAATAGAGTGTGGACCACTTCTGCCGGTCAAAGACAAGAGGCAACTGACTTCCATGACTTGGTAGCCTGGGGCCGACTTGCAGAAATTTGTTCCCAACAGCTGACTAAAGGTTGCGCTATCCATGTAGTTGGTCGTCTTCATCAGAGAAGTTGGACCACACCAGAAGGAGTGAAGAAGCACAAGACAGAAATTGTCATCAATGAGCTTAATATTGTTTTCCGCAAAAATGGTGCTCCTAATGGTGATGCGGAATTGGAAGGTGTGACTATGTCTACTGAAAATTATGAATCTAGCGAAATAGATTTGGATTCAGTAGAATTGCCAGGCAGTGAAGATCAAAAAGTGTAA
- a CDS encoding glycosyltransferase family 4 protein has protein sequence MRIGIDARLYSSRFGGVGRYTQELIDHLARIDQENEYILFFNEEDYSQYLAPNARFSKRRVTAKKDTFQEQTSFVKDLHREQLDVMHFTNLDVPVFYKKPSIVTIHNLSAVKFPDPKKQGFFQKIQQGQMISNVITNARRIITVSQVVKEDAIKMIGAPVDRIRIIPKAISEHFQSEVYDQKLAEALKIKLGIKQKYILHVGFWRNYSNLINLIKAYNLFRNRYNNDNQLVIVGKPNDDEDAVRQVVTELGLGDHVILAGFVDDRDLPLLYREAHMYVHAVLEDGFGTSVLEAMASKVPVACAMSGALSETIGPENAVYFEAQDITNLAEALHLVFDDEATRKKLQQRGVEQVQKYSWTDTAEKTMAVYREVAQELGIVSNSMAPVGLTGMATSALGSMTKMVQDKAQALGDQGKNMVKNVGEKLK, from the coding sequence ATGCGTATCGGTATTGATGCTCGATTATATTCCTCTCGTTTTGGTGGCGTTGGTAGATATACTCAAGAGCTTATAGATCACTTGGCTAGGATAGATCAGGAAAATGAATATATTCTGTTCTTCAATGAAGAAGATTATTCACAGTATCTTGCGCCCAATGCGCGCTTTAGTAAGCGCCGAGTTACTGCTAAAAAAGATACCTTCCAGGAACAAACCTCTTTTGTAAAAGACTTACATCGTGAGCAGCTTGATGTAATGCATTTTACCAACCTCGATGTTCCTGTTTTCTACAAAAAACCTTCTATTGTTACTATTCATAATCTCAGTGCTGTTAAATTTCCTGATCCCAAAAAACAAGGATTTTTTCAGAAAATCCAACAAGGCCAGATGATTAGTAATGTCATTACCAATGCCAGACGAATCATTACTGTCTCTCAAGTAGTAAAAGAAGATGCGATTAAAATGATTGGTGCTCCGGTAGATCGTATTCGTATTATTCCTAAAGCAATCAGTGAACATTTCCAAAGTGAGGTATATGATCAAAAGTTAGCAGAAGCTTTGAAAATTAAGCTTGGAATTAAACAGAAATACATTCTTCATGTTGGCTTTTGGCGCAATTACAGTAATTTGATCAATTTAATTAAAGCCTACAATCTTTTTCGTAATCGTTATAATAATGACAATCAACTGGTGATAGTAGGAAAGCCCAACGATGATGAAGATGCGGTACGCCAAGTGGTTACTGAGTTGGGACTTGGTGATCATGTGATTTTGGCCGGCTTTGTCGACGATAGAGATTTGCCCTTACTGTATCGTGAAGCGCATATGTATGTGCACGCGGTACTAGAAGACGGTTTCGGTACCTCCGTGCTTGAAGCTATGGCCAGCAAAGTACCAGTAGCTTGTGCTATGAGTGGCGCTTTGAGTGAGACCATTGGCCCAGAAAATGCGGTATATTTTGAAGCACAAGATATCACTAATTTAGCCGAGGCTCTTCATTTGGTATTTGATGATGAAGCCACTCGTAAGAAACTGCAGCAAAGAGGGGTGGAGCAAGTACAAAAATACAGCTGGACAGACACTGCTGAGAAAACTATGGCGGTATATCGGGAAGTCGCTCAAGAGCTTGGTATTGTTAGTAACAGTATGGCTCCAGTTGGTTTGACTGGTATGGCTACATCAGCTTTAGGCTCTATGACTAAAATGGTTCAAGATAAGGCGCAGGCTTTGGGTGACCAGGGTAAAAACATGGTTAAGAATGTAGGCGAAAAGTTGAAGTAA
- a CDS encoding YmdB family metallophosphoesterase, which produces MTRILCIGDIVGKPGRKVVKHMVPKLRKEEKVDFVIANSDNVTSGTGINQEHAKELIKDGVDILTSGNHMWRHQDIITELEKEDPIILRPENFPRANPGRGWRVMKIPGTEITVAIINLQTRLMMRHNVFCPFLTGDEVLKKPEVQEASIKIIDIHGESSGEKYALFHYFNGRISHMFGTHTHVPTNDAQISNQGTSYISDVGACIAENSIIGFEVEPSIQNHITQMPHRSEVEEKAPYLLRGCIVDIDESTGKALAIQPLSLSYTP; this is translated from the coding sequence ATGACGCGTATACTTTGCATTGGGGACATTGTCGGCAAACCTGGTCGGAAGGTAGTAAAACATATGGTGCCTAAGTTGCGCAAGGAAGAGAAAGTTGATTTTGTCATCGCCAATAGTGACAATGTGACATCCGGAACAGGAATAAATCAAGAACATGCCAAAGAGTTGATCAAAGATGGCGTAGATATTTTGACTTCAGGTAATCATATGTGGCGACATCAGGACATTATTACCGAACTAGAGAAAGAAGACCCCATTATTCTTCGTCCGGAAAATTTTCCTAGGGCAAACCCTGGTAGAGGTTGGCGCGTAATGAAAATTCCCGGCACTGAAATCACCGTGGCGATTATTAATTTACAAACTCGTTTGATGATGCGGCACAATGTCTTTTGTCCATTCCTGACTGGAGATGAAGTATTGAAAAAACCCGAGGTTCAAGAAGCAAGTATCAAAATCATAGACATTCATGGTGAATCATCAGGAGAAAAGTATGCCCTTTTTCATTATTTCAATGGTCGCATTAGCCACATGTTTGGTACCCATACCCATGTACCGACCAATGATGCCCAAATATCCAACCAAGGAACGTCTTACATTTCTGACGTTGGTGCCTGTATCGCTGAGAACTCTATTATCGGCTTCGAAGTGGAGCCATCTATTCAAAATCATATCACGCAAATGCCTCATCGATCTGAAGTAGAAGAAAAAGCCCCCTACCTTTTGCGTGGATGTATTGTGGATATCGATGAGAGCACAGGAAAAGCTCTCGCCATACAACCACTTTCTCTCTCCTACACGCCCTAG